In one Flavobacteriales bacterium genomic region, the following are encoded:
- a CDS encoding RimK/LysX family protein produces the protein MARAPRKTTIGRLEHIALPGLGIARVAAKIDTGAYRSALHYQRLRTRQGARGKELVVTFRMGGHRTTKVFRSFQRVTVKSSNGESSRRYLIATRVRLGAHTVRTQFTLFDRSDMKYQVLLGRKLLRGRFLVDVAGRNLLG, from the coding sequence ATGGCACGGGCGCCACGCAAGACCACCATCGGACGGCTGGAGCACATCGCCCTGCCGGGCCTGGGCATCGCCCGGGTGGCGGCCAAGATCGATACCGGCGCCTACCGGAGCGCGCTGCACTACCAGCGGCTGCGCACGCGGCAGGGAGCCCGCGGCAAGGAGCTTGTGGTCACCTTCCGGATGGGCGGGCACCGCACCACCAAGGTGTTCCGCAGCTTCCAGCGGGTGACGGTGAAGAGCAGCAACGGCGAGTCGAGCCGGCGCTACCTCATCGCCACGCGGGTGCGCCTTGGCGCCCACACCGTGCGCACGCAGTTCACGCTCTTCGACCGCAGCGACATGAAGTACCAGGTGCTCCTGGGCCGCAAGCTGCTCCGCGGCCGCTTCCTGGTGGACGTGGCGGGCCGCAACCTGCTGGGCTGA
- a CDS encoding PHB depolymerase family esterase: MLRTLTAALLALAYTAPAAAQSRLAEVTAFGDDPGDLRMFLRAPAHEVPGAPRAMVVVLHGCGQDAQDIVRLSGWDELADRGGFWLLMPQQRFHNNPTLCFNWFNRADIEPGSGETGSIASMVRKAQDSLRIAPERVHLYGVSAGGALAAALMACHPELFGQAAILGGVPYAAARKEGSARRPLADPASCTPEEWARRVRQARPDAVARYPRLTVMHGTHDAVTEFGLGLALVAQWTAVAGTDSIADRVDSAFAGAKDVTRLEYHDAQGAPVLAFYRFQGMGHRLPVQPGTAPNQGGGKGWPTQDMGVHSTWIAAREFGLAAP; this comes from the coding sequence ATGCTCCGCACGCTGACCGCCGCCCTGCTGGCGCTCGCCTACACCGCACCGGCCGCCGCCCAATCCCGCCTGGCCGAGGTCACCGCCTTCGGCGACGACCCCGGCGACCTGCGCATGTTCCTCCGCGCCCCGGCGCATGAGGTGCCCGGCGCGCCGCGCGCCATGGTGGTGGTGCTGCATGGCTGCGGCCAGGATGCGCAGGACATCGTGCGGCTGAGCGGATGGGATGAACTGGCCGACCGCGGCGGTTTCTGGCTGCTGATGCCGCAGCAGCGCTTCCACAACAACCCCACGCTCTGCTTCAACTGGTTCAACCGGGCCGACATCGAGCCGGGCAGCGGTGAAACGGGCTCCATCGCCAGCATGGTGCGCAAGGCGCAGGACAGCCTGCGCATCGCACCCGAGCGGGTGCACCTCTACGGCGTCTCGGCCGGCGGCGCCCTGGCGGCGGCGCTCATGGCCTGCCATCCGGAGCTCTTCGGCCAGGCGGCCATCCTGGGCGGCGTGCCCTACGCTGCGGCCCGCAAGGAGGGCAGCGCCCGGCGGCCGCTGGCCGACCCCGCCTCGTGCACCCCGGAGGAATGGGCGCGGCGCGTGCGCCAGGCCCGCCCCGATGCCGTGGCCCGCTACCCGCGCCTCACGGTGATGCACGGCACGCACGATGCGGTGACCGAGTTCGGCCTCGGCCTGGCCCTGGTGGCCCAATGGACCGCCGTGGCCGGCACCGACTCCATCGCCGACCGCGTGGATTCCGCCTTCGCCGGCGCCAAGGACGTCACCCGCCTGGAGTACCACGATGCGCAAGGCGCGCCCGTGCTGGCCTTCTACCGCTTCCAGGGCATGGGGCACCGCCTGCCCGTGCAGCCCGGCACGGCGCCCAATCAGGGCGGCGGCAAAGGCTGGCCCACGCAGGACATGGGCGTGCACAGCACCTGGATCGCGGCGCGCGAGTTCGGGCTCGCAGCCCCGTGA
- the rimK gene encoding 30S ribosomal protein S6--L-glutamate ligase → MNIVVLSRDSKLYSTKRLVEACERRGHTARVVNHVKCDILIQQQDPQVLYNGQPLTGVDAIIPRIGASVTFYGTAVVRQFEMMKVFTTAESQALVRSRDKLRSLQILTRSGVGIPKTVFTNYSKDVGSIVDSVGGAPCIIKLLEGTQGLGVVLAETKKAAMAVCESFNSLKARVIVQEFIKESRGVDIRAFVVDGRVVGAMKRTGKEGEFRSNLHRGGTAELIELTHEEEVTAIKAAKALGLHVAGVDLLQSERGPLVIEVNSSPGLEGIEKATGHDIAGEIVRFIERNV, encoded by the coding sequence ATGAACATCGTGGTGCTGTCGCGCGACAGCAAGCTCTACTCCACCAAGCGGCTGGTGGAGGCCTGCGAACGCCGCGGGCACACCGCGCGCGTGGTCAACCACGTGAAGTGCGACATCCTCATCCAGCAGCAGGACCCGCAGGTGCTCTACAACGGGCAGCCGCTCACCGGCGTGGATGCCATCATCCCGCGCATCGGCGCCAGCGTCACCTTCTACGGCACCGCCGTGGTGCGCCAGTTCGAGATGATGAAGGTGTTCACCACCGCCGAGAGCCAGGCCTTGGTGCGCAGCCGCGACAAGCTGCGCAGCCTGCAGATCCTCACGCGCAGCGGCGTGGGCATCCCCAAGACGGTGTTCACCAATTACAGCAAGGACGTGGGGAGCATCGTGGATAGCGTGGGCGGCGCCCCCTGCATCATCAAGCTGCTCGAGGGCACGCAGGGCCTGGGCGTGGTGCTGGCCGAGACCAAGAAGGCCGCCATGGCGGTGTGCGAATCGTTCAACAGCCTCAAGGCGCGCGTCATCGTGCAGGAGTTCATCAAGGAGAGCCGCGGGGTCGACATCAGGGCCTTCGTGGTGGACGGCCGCGTGGTGGGCGCCATGAAGCGCACCGGCAAGGAGGGCGAGTTCCGCAGCAACCTGCACCGCGGCGGCACCGCCGAGCTGATCGAGCTCACGCACGAGGAGGAGGTCACCGCCATCAAGGCCGCCAAGGCCCTGGGCCTGCACGTGGCCGGGGTGGACCTGCTGCAGAGCGAGCGCGGCCCGCTGGTGATCGAGGTGAACAGTTCGCCCGGCCTGGAGGGCATCGAGAAGGCCACCGGCCACGACATCGCCGGCGAGATCGTGCGCTTCATCGAGCGCAACGTGTAG
- a CDS encoding DUF4920 domain-containing protein translates to MNRRTTSAMSHLFASLATATFLIALTLSPMAALAQGTVKGYGATITADGAMSTADFAKAMSASDSMAVKLECEIITSCTKKGCWMTVQMPEGQQMMVRFKDYGFFVPTKGLEGKRAVLQGYATKETVDVATLRHYAEDAGKSKEEIEKITEAEHNLMFLADGVLITY, encoded by the coding sequence ATGAACCGCCGAACCACCTCCGCCATGAGCCACCTCTTCGCCTCCCTCGCCACCGCCACCTTCCTCATCGCCTTGACGCTGTCGCCGATGGCGGCGCTCGCCCAGGGCACGGTGAAGGGCTATGGCGCCACCATCACCGCCGATGGCGCCATGAGCACCGCCGACTTCGCCAAGGCCATGAGCGCCTCGGACAGCATGGCCGTGAAGCTCGAGTGCGAGATCATCACCAGCTGCACCAAGAAGGGCTGCTGGATGACCGTGCAGATGCCCGAGGGCCAGCAGATGATGGTGCGCTTCAAGGACTACGGCTTCTTCGTGCCCACCAAGGGGCTCGAGGGCAAGCGTGCCGTGCTGCAGGGCTATGCCACCAAGGAGACGGTGGACGTGGCCACGTTGCGCCACTACGCCGAGGATGCCGGCAAGAGCAAGGAGGAGATCGAGAAGATCACCGAGGCCGAGCACAACCTGATGTTCCTGGCCGACGGGGTGCTGATCACCTACTGA
- a CDS encoding S9 family peptidase codes for MRTKLLFLLLAAASTAGRAQQAVIPVAENLTTEGIPPLPASLIGEVRAYTESRGASLAAWHPLRQEMLISTRFGNTSQLHRVKFPGGARTQITFFDDAVGGASYEPNEGRYFLFTKDQGGNEFSQLYRMDASGAATLLTDGKRSQNGGGTWSRDGRRIAYGSTMRNGKDRDIRVMDPLDPTTDRVAAENSGGGWGVADWSPDDRQLLIVESISVNESRIHTVDLATGARTRLLPLKDERTTYRPIAYTADGAGILLTSNKDSEFNRLCVYDLKTRKLRPLTDGIPWDVAGVELTHDRSQLAFTTNEDGLSKLYLMDGRTFAYAEVPGMPVGLIGGLAWTRDGRTLGLTLNTYASTSDVYAYDLASQQLVRWTESELGGMDLSGLRAPELVRWKSFDGRMISGFLYRPHARFTGKRPVIINIHGGPEGQSRPGFQGRSNYYLNELGVAILYPNVRGSSGYGKTFLDLDNGTKREESVKDIGALLDWIAAQPDLDKDRVMVTGGSYGGYMTLAVSVHYADRIRCAIDVVGISNFNTFLKNTEDYRRDLRRVEYGDERDPKMADFLESISPLNHTERITKPLFIVQGANDPRVPASEAIQMKDRIQAHGGQVWFLMASDEGHGFRKKGNTDFQFYATVAFIREHLLK; via the coding sequence ATGCGCACCAAGCTCCTGTTCCTCCTCCTCGCCGCCGCGTCCACCGCGGGCCGCGCCCAGCAAGCCGTCATCCCCGTCGCGGAGAACCTCACCACCGAGGGCATCCCGCCGCTCCCGGCCAGCCTGATCGGCGAGGTGCGGGCCTACACCGAATCGCGCGGCGCCTCGCTCGCCGCCTGGCACCCGCTGCGCCAGGAGATGCTCATCAGCACCCGCTTCGGCAACACCAGCCAGCTGCACCGGGTGAAGTTCCCCGGCGGTGCGCGCACGCAGATCACCTTCTTCGACGATGCCGTGGGCGGCGCCAGCTACGAGCCCAACGAAGGCCGCTATTTCCTCTTCACCAAGGACCAGGGCGGCAACGAATTCAGCCAGCTCTACCGCATGGATGCCAGCGGCGCCGCAACGCTCCTCACCGATGGGAAGCGCTCGCAGAACGGCGGCGGCACCTGGAGCCGCGACGGCAGGCGCATCGCCTACGGCAGCACCATGCGCAACGGCAAGGACCGCGACATCCGCGTGATGGACCCGCTCGACCCCACCACCGACCGCGTGGCGGCCGAGAACAGCGGCGGCGGCTGGGGCGTGGCCGACTGGAGCCCCGACGACCGGCAGCTGCTCATCGTGGAGAGCATCTCGGTGAACGAGAGCCGCATCCATACCGTGGACCTGGCCACCGGCGCCCGCACCCGGCTGCTGCCGCTGAAGGATGAGCGCACCACCTACCGGCCCATCGCCTACACCGCCGATGGCGCGGGCATCCTGCTCACCAGCAACAAGGACAGCGAGTTCAACCGGCTTTGCGTGTACGACCTGAAGACGCGGAAGCTGCGGCCGCTCACCGACGGGATCCCGTGGGACGTGGCCGGCGTGGAGCTCACGCACGACCGCAGCCAGCTGGCCTTCACCACCAACGAGGACGGCCTCTCGAAGCTCTACCTCATGGACGGCCGCACCTTCGCCTATGCCGAAGTGCCGGGCATGCCCGTGGGCCTCATCGGCGGGCTGGCCTGGACGCGCGACGGACGCACGCTCGGCCTCACGCTCAACACCTACGCCAGCACGAGCGATGTGTACGCATACGACCTCGCCAGCCAGCAGCTGGTGCGCTGGACGGAGAGCGAGCTCGGCGGCATGGACCTCAGCGGCCTTCGCGCCCCCGAGCTGGTGCGGTGGAAGTCGTTCGATGGCCGCATGATCAGCGGCTTCCTCTACCGGCCCCATGCGCGCTTCACCGGCAAGCGGCCGGTGATCATCAACATCCACGGCGGGCCGGAGGGGCAGTCGCGCCCCGGCTTCCAAGGGCGCAGCAACTACTACCTCAACGAGCTGGGCGTGGCCATCCTCTACCCCAACGTGCGCGGCAGCAGCGGTTATGGCAAGACCTTCCTCGACCTCGACAACGGCACCAAGCGCGAGGAGAGCGTGAAGGACATCGGCGCGCTGCTCGACTGGATCGCGGCGCAGCCCGACCTGGACAAGGACCGCGTGATGGTGACCGGCGGCAGCTATGGCGGCTACATGACCCTGGCCGTGAGCGTGCACTACGCCGACCGCATCCGCTGCGCCATCGATGTGGTGGGCATCAGCAACTTCAACACCTTCCTGAAGAACACCGAGGACTACCGCCGCGACCTGCGCCGCGTGGAGTACGGCGACGAGCGCGACCCGAAGATGGCCGACTTCCTCGAGTCCATCTCGCCGCTCAACCACACCGAACGCATCACCAAGCCGCTTTTCATCGTGCAGGGCGCCAACGACCCGCGCGTGCCGGCCAGCGAGGCCATCCAGATGAAGGACCGCATCCAGGCGCATGGCGGGCAGGTGTGGTTCCTGATGGCCAGCGACGAGGGCCACGGCTTCCGCAAGAAGGGCAACACCGATTTCCAGTTCTACGCCACGGTGGCCTTCATCCGCGAGCACCTGCTGAAGTAA
- a CDS encoding alpha/beta fold hydrolase produces MTAHAGDLLHHEVHRTRSGGEWLVLIHGAGGSTVTWKRQVPVLGQHHNLLLVDLPGHGQMAGRSNTEPHYTFDRIAQRIWAVVDHVGISRVHLVGVSLGTVIALTMREQQPARVASLVNGGAILRLSKRLKLLATASLALAKVIGYPAFYRLSARVMMPRRNHEASRKVFIRESRFLSDAEFRKWTAMYRGLNATLKHLFAQASDIPHLVVMGAQDHLFVQEAHAYARRHPAVRLEVVARCGHVVTIERADRFNALCLDFLAGLGRG; encoded by the coding sequence ATGACCGCGCACGCCGGTGACCTGCTCCACCATGAGGTGCATCGCACCCGCAGCGGCGGCGAATGGCTGGTGCTGATCCATGGCGCGGGGGGCAGCACCGTGACCTGGAAGCGGCAGGTGCCCGTGCTCGGCCAGCACCACAACCTGCTGCTGGTTGACCTGCCGGGCCACGGGCAGATGGCGGGCCGCAGCAACACCGAGCCCCACTACACCTTCGACCGCATCGCCCAACGCATCTGGGCCGTGGTGGACCATGTGGGCATCAGCCGGGTGCACCTGGTGGGCGTGTCGCTGGGCACGGTGATCGCCCTCACCATGCGCGAGCAGCAGCCTGCACGCGTGGCCTCGCTGGTGAACGGCGGCGCCATCCTGCGGCTCAGCAAGCGCCTGAAGCTGCTGGCCACCGCGAGCCTGGCCCTGGCGAAGGTGATCGGCTACCCGGCGTTCTACCGGCTCAGCGCGCGCGTGATGATGCCGCGCCGCAACCACGAGGCCTCGCGCAAGGTCTTCATCCGCGAGTCGCGCTTCCTCAGCGATGCCGAGTTCCGCAAGTGGACGGCGATGTACCGCGGCCTGAATGCCACCTTGAAGCACCTCTTCGCGCAGGCCTCGGATATCCCGCACCTGGTGGTGATGGGCGCGCAGGACCACCTCTTCGTGCAGGAGGCGCACGCCTATGCCCGGCGCCACCCGGCCGTGCGGCTGGAGGTGGTGGCGCGCTGCGGCCATGTGGTGACCATCGAGCGCGCCGACCGCTTCAATGCGCTCTGCCTGGACTTCCTGGCCGGGCTGGGCCGCGGCTGA